A window from Sphingobacterium hotanense encodes these proteins:
- a CDS encoding ABC-F family ATP-binding cassette domain-containing protein, giving the protein MINVNNISVSFGGTTLFSDVSFAINENDKIALMGKNGAGKSTLLKIIAGVGKPTTGSVTGPKDAVIAYLPQHLLTKDNLTVFEETSKAFDEVYKMRDELEELNEQLNVRTDYESDDYMKLIERVSELSEKFYSIEETNYDAEVEKVLKGLGFERTDFTRQTSEFSGGWRMRIELAKILLKKPDLILLDEPTNHMDIESIQWLEDFLVTQAKAVIVISHDRAFVDNITNRTIEVTMGKIYDYKAKYSHYLELRKERRMHQQKAYEEQQRFIADNQEFIDRFKGTYSKTLQVQSRVKMLEKLEIIQIDEVDTSALRLKFPPSPRSGTYPVIVEDLCKSYGDHLVFKDANMVIERGQKVAFVGKNGEGKSTMIKAIMGEIDFEGTLKVGHNAKIGYFAQNQAALLDEELTVFETIDQIAVGDVRVKIKDLLGAFMFSGDDTTKKVKVLSGGEKTRLAMIKLLLEPVNVLILDEPTNHLDMKTKDIIKDALQDFDGTLILVSHDRDFLDGLATKVFEFGNKRVREHFEDIKGFLEYKKMASLKEIEK; this is encoded by the coding sequence GTGATCAACGTAAATAATATATCAGTTTCCTTTGGTGGAACAACTCTTTTCAGCGATGTATCTTTCGCAATAAACGAAAATGACAAAATCGCCTTAATGGGTAAAAATGGTGCTGGAAAATCAACTTTGTTAAAAATTATTGCTGGCGTTGGTAAACCCACAACAGGATCGGTAACTGGCCCTAAGGATGCAGTAATTGCCTACCTACCACAACACCTATTGACCAAAGACAACTTGACGGTTTTTGAAGAAACATCAAAGGCTTTCGACGAGGTATATAAAATGCGTGATGAGTTGGAGGAATTAAATGAGCAGTTAAATGTTCGTACCGACTACGAATCCGATGATTACATGAAGCTGATCGAACGCGTTTCAGAATTGAGCGAGAAATTCTATTCCATCGAGGAGACGAACTACGATGCAGAAGTAGAGAAGGTATTAAAGGGCTTAGGTTTTGAAAGAACAGACTTCACGCGTCAAACATCTGAATTTTCAGGCGGATGGCGTATGCGCATCGAATTGGCGAAAATCTTATTAAAAAAACCAGACCTTATTCTACTCGATGAGCCTACCAACCACATGGATATCGAGAGTATACAATGGCTTGAGGATTTCTTAGTCACCCAAGCTAAAGCCGTTATAGTAATTTCTCACGACCGGGCATTTGTTGATAATATCACCAACCGCACGATTGAAGTGACGATGGGCAAAATCTATGATTATAAAGCAAAATATAGCCATTACTTAGAGCTCCGTAAAGAGCGTAGAATGCACCAGCAGAAAGCATACGAAGAGCAACAACGATTTATCGCCGATAACCAAGAGTTTATTGACCGATTCAAAGGAACATATTCTAAAACCTTGCAGGTACAATCGCGCGTAAAAATGTTGGAGAAATTGGAAATCATACAAATTGATGAGGTAGACACTTCGGCATTACGCCTAAAGTTCCCGCCTTCCCCACGTTCAGGGACCTATCCTGTTATTGTCGAAGACTTATGCAAATCTTATGGCGACCATCTAGTTTTTAAAGACGCGAATATGGTTATCGAGCGCGGACAGAAGGTTGCTTTCGTTGGGAAAAATGGTGAGGGTAAATCTACCATGATCAAAGCCATTATGGGAGAGATCGACTTCGAGGGAACATTGAAGGTTGGTCATAATGCAAAAATAGGGTACTTCGCACAGAACCAAGCTGCTCTACTCGATGAAGAATTAACAGTATTCGAGACGATCGATCAAATTGCCGTAGGCGATGTACGTGTGAAGATAAAAGATCTATTGGGCGCGTTTATGTTCAGTGGCGATGATACAACAAAGAAAGTAAAAGTATTATCCGGAGGTGAGAAAACTCGTTTGGCAATGATCAAACTTTTGTTAGAACCAGTCAACGTGCTGATTCTGGATGAGCCTACCAACCACCTCGACATGAAAACCAAAGACATCATTAAAGATGCACTACAAGATTTCGACGGAACACTGATTCTTGTTTCCCACGACCGCGATTTCTTAGACGGATTAGCAACGAAGGTGTTTGAATTCGGTAACAAACGAGTTAGAGAACACTTTGAAGATATCAAGGGATTCTTGGAATACAAGAAAATGGCGAGCTTAAAAGAAATTGAAAAGTAA
- a CDS encoding helix-turn-helix domain-containing protein, with amino-acid sequence MKTLLLQTKISVDKVLTLLTEHIESQKKLEGQGVDPSDMMGGERTKIVLYDAHDVREILRIERSTYYRWLKSGLLKPIQIKGKHYYTSRFIEDLKRAQGK; translated from the coding sequence ATGAAGACCTTGCTACTTCAGACGAAAATATCAGTAGATAAAGTTTTGACTTTATTGACTGAGCATATCGAATCGCAGAAAAAACTAGAAGGGCAGGGTGTTGACCCAAGCGATATGATGGGAGGAGAACGCACAAAAATCGTTCTTTATGATGCACATGATGTTCGCGAGATTTTGCGTATTGAGCGAAGTACATATTACCGTTGGTTGAAGAGCGGTTTGCTAAAGCCTATACAAATTAAAGGTAAGCATTATTATACCTCACGATTTATTGAGGACTTGAAGCGAGCACAGGGGAAATAG
- a CDS encoding AraC family transcriptional regulator — MSKKTRISTYHPIDFRLVFIDNSEVPSVFREQVDRFFIHSFQKTKVNLRLPLPVHKKTVSDLMLITKGSTTRLSGIEKHTLQAGEFLLVAKGTITSTIDMSDDLDGYYCHFADDFLEHAPFLLDMFLDPNFPLKVKLTSQEQHRLETLFHTMHELYQQPASLPDKFKLIPFYLQTILAEIYQIGKRTKKDIVDKKTKLTQAFLQLARKHYMEAWPLTTYADRLSVTANHLNKSVKANMQMTASQILNEIIIQEAKVLLLQTDLTISQIAGQLGYYDVAHFGKFFNRQTGSSPSKYRKMIDSY, encoded by the coding sequence ATGAGCAAGAAAACAAGAATTTCTACTTATCACCCCATTGACTTCAGATTGGTCTTCATCGATAATTCGGAGGTCCCTTCGGTTTTTAGAGAGCAGGTAGATCGTTTCTTTATTCATTCTTTCCAAAAAACAAAGGTGAACCTGCGCCTTCCATTGCCTGTTCATAAAAAAACGGTGTCTGATCTTATGCTCATCACAAAGGGAAGCACTACCCGTCTTTCCGGCATTGAAAAACACACCCTCCAAGCGGGAGAGTTCCTTCTGGTTGCGAAAGGAACGATTACCAGCACAATAGACATGTCAGATGATCTAGATGGTTATTATTGCCATTTCGCCGACGACTTCCTTGAGCATGCACCTTTTCTCTTGGATATGTTCCTCGATCCAAATTTCCCGCTAAAGGTCAAACTAACGTCTCAGGAGCAGCATCGATTGGAAACACTTTTCCATACCATGCATGAACTCTATCAACAGCCGGCAAGCCTGCCCGATAAATTCAAGCTTATTCCCTTTTATTTGCAAACTATCCTGGCAGAGATTTATCAGATCGGAAAACGAACTAAAAAAGATATAGTTGATAAAAAGACCAAGCTTACACAAGCCTTTCTACAACTTGCCAGAAAACATTATATGGAAGCATGGCCACTAACGACCTATGCCGATAGACTCTCCGTCACAGCAAACCATTTAAATAAATCGGTCAAAGCAAATATGCAGATGACGGCCTCCCAAATACTGAACGAGATCATCATACAGGAAGCAAAGGTGTTACTCTTGCAAACTGACTTGACCATCTCACAAATTGCCGGACAACTCGGCTATTATGATGTAGCACATTTCGGGAAGTTTTTTAATAGACAAACCGGATCAAGTCCATCCAAGTATAGAAAAATGATTGATTCGTACTAA